From the genome of Plectropomus leopardus isolate mb unplaced genomic scaffold, YSFRI_Pleo_2.0 unplaced_scaffold93668, whole genome shotgun sequence:
AAAGTGAGGAGTAAAGGAGGAGTACCGGAGTACTGGTCCCGCTGGGCCTCCAGGCTCTGCAGGTAGTGCGGCTCTCCGCGGGCCGGTAGCAGCGGCAGGTGTCCGGGCAGGAAGCACGGCGCTCCGGCGGGCTGCTGCGCCGCCAGGCTGCACAGAAAGCCGAGGCCGAGCGGCAGAGAGCCGCCGGGGAACGAGAAGCCCCCGAGGCCGCCGCCGGGACCCTGAGGCTCGGCCCCGGGCCCGGAGCCCGCCGCCGGCATGACGGGGCCCGGAGCCCCGCCGGGCTGCTGCTCCAGGCCAAGCAGGTCGGTAATGGCGAA
Proteins encoded in this window:
- the LOC121940752 gene encoding visual system homeobox 1-like — encoded protein: MTGRDELSEDKPRVRLLSPGFGPDKSRLHGSGFRSKGFAITDLLGLEQQPGGAPGPVMPAAGSGPGAEPQGPGGGLGGFSFPGGSLPLGLGFLCSLAAQQPAGAPCFLPGHLPLLPARGEPHYLQSLEAQRDQYS